Proteins encoded by one window of Lathyrus oleraceus cultivar Zhongwan6 chromosome 1, CAAS_Psat_ZW6_1.0, whole genome shotgun sequence:
- the LOC127086859 gene encoding uncharacterized protein LOC127086859, producing MEDVESNIEPARTELNNPQANKGPSIRIHKDLPKELIIGNLDEGVTTRSKDVISKSCFVSKLEPKNVKEDLTNKLSSKLDINFGVGVCARYQAEPKISHITQVKRILKYINGTSKYVVHETPIDSKKDDPDDKSMYVDEEKNLSEEEEITSVKKDKYTNIINVDDLDSDDEPIRKRLALSIAKRLRNKTWRDDAYASKAFKLPRKVLLLDLLKKAVGKKVPANVPEVPIDNIFFHSVENVEKLKFMYQRRLALERELVKDALEYKEVISLIENAGLMKSVVRFRKYYEMLVINMFMGRCEDEQVEVEVTDNIVYKEITAKLVSQWPIKGNLSTSKLSVKTKTKFDFGSYIFKKTLKHASTFAVKILIDFPSLICGIILSQQPESPLSLHYRLFAGTHVPNIVMTSGKETASSTSKDGIIVGLKDTCKDLDETIKTCTEMKIILERLIKALTEEGTDGNMVIHVEEENDEDENSDADVATETNVSFNI from the exons ATGGAAGACGTTGAGTCCAACATTGAGCCAGCAAGGACTGAATTAAATAACCCTCAAGCCAACAAAGgtccctctatcagaattcaTAAAGATCTTCCAAAGGAACTTATTATTGGAAATCTTGATGAAGGGGTTACCACTAGATCCAAAGATGTGATATCCAAATCTTGTTTTGTCTCAAAATTGGAACCTAAAAATGTGAAAGAGGACTTGACTAATAAATTAT CTAGCAAACTAGACATCAATTTTGGTGTAggagtatgtgctagatatcagGCTGAGCCTAAAATCAGTCACATTACTCAAGTGAAGAGGATCTTGAAATACATCAATGGTACTAGTAAGTATG TGGTGCACGAAACTCCAATTGATAGTAAGAAAGATGACCCTGACGATAAAAGTATGTATGTTGATGAGGAGAAAAATTTGTCTGAAGAAGAAGAAATTACTAGTGTGAAGAAGGATAAATATACTAATATTATAAATGTTGATGATCTAGATTCTGATGATGAGCCTATTAGAAAGAGATTGGCTCTGAGTATTGCTAAAAGATTAAGGAATAAAACATGGAGGGATGATGCATATGCAAGCAAGGCATTTAAGCTCCCAAGAAAAGTGTTGTTGTTGGACCTACTAAAG AAAGCTGTTGGGAAAAAAGTCCCTGCTAATGTGCCTGAAGttcccattgacaacatctttTTTCACTCTGTTGAGAATGTTGAAAAACTAAAGTTTATGTACCAAAGGAGGTTGGCTTTGGAAAGAGAACTTGTTAAGGATGCCCTTGAATATAAGGAGGTAATAAGTCTTATTGAGAATGCAGGATTAATGAAGAGTGTTGTCAGGTTTCGTAAGTATTATGAAATGCTA GTGATTAACATGTTTATGGGGAGGTGTGAGGATGAGCAGGTTGAAGTAGAAGTAACTGATAACATTGTTTACAAAGAAATCACTGCCAAATTGGTGTCACAATGGCCAATAAAGGGAAATCTATCAACTAGCAAGTTGAGTGTGAA AACCAAAACCAAGTTTGATTTTGGGTCTTATATCTTTAAGAAAACCCTAAAGCATGCTAGTACTTTTGCTGTAAAAATTCTTATTGATTTTCCCTCTCTAATTTGTGGAATAATTTTGAGTCAACAACCTGAGTCTCCTTTATCCTTGCATTATAGGTTGTTTGCAGGGACACATGTCCCAaacattgtcatgacatctggtAAGGAAACTGCCAGCTCAACCTCAAAGGATGGAATAATTGTTGGACtgaaagatacctgcaaggaTTTGGATGAAACTATCAAAACTTGCACTGAAATGAAAATCATACTAGAAAGACTGATCAAAGCTTTAACTGAGGAGGGTACTGATGGTAATATGGTTATTCATGTGGAAGAAGAAAATGATGAGGATGAGAATTCTGATGCAGATGTTGCTACTGAAACAAATGTTAGTTTTAACATCTGA